A stretch of the Gracilinanus agilis isolate LMUSP501 chromosome 4, AgileGrace, whole genome shotgun sequence genome encodes the following:
- the TCHHL1 gene encoding trichohyalin-like protein 1, with protein MPQLLQSVICVMEAFQKYAKEEGDCWTLNSGQLKRLLLGEIGEFLRPFDILTAGTSLHLLDRDGDGSVSFDEFILLIFDLLNICYQDIHSFLNQEPKSKSNAEEKLSGDTEACETSEDYQKVAGPDQYEQRPTGTESPSLVNPIEKVSDTPNKEDPQEDRESPKLLGKEVEHNHPKSQYYGEGAKQSQKRSQYIQATGGDGIPPEEKKPPKEFVKRACSQKDEKIVSEGHEVPKEQGDRDTRDHPLEQEKEQNTEIQSVHTEEPAQRTSEIQEGTIVKDAGEHTDIQELASQEDHDRKLGTTDLPAEKAEEKLSETERLPEHRDDDGTSDIQEPLQIPSEKQEQGREYETTKIPAKGNGNRVPLAEVFIDERKEKKKPETLDTVGKKDSEKNNQMETLTEQEADGKEKQPEGLAEKGEIRKDSGIPDFKSGDDQNHYEHKGPAAPEEIKVSETSESEFQGYKIPETRDRVQVSGSQNDQSKGKNEGIIQILDQPIEQYDGHQVENQDDGTLSKTYSNPEDGESGSETRDLPAQKNSQSQVGAQEQPDQGDCKNYLGTQESLVPGDKSRTPEIEVLIDKDNENITEEQEKLAKEKEKSPETKIADRTEEPESQPESQEYMKQKVTATSPKTEIKSLTDDTDEQLSIGQPTEKEDHRKGPEAHGPEAEEGKGEESESQEAPLEGQGPETQGLALDARPDTLNPITREDKSPQELAGEGSELKYAVNKEDDSSSELSELIKKPRDTKLDSSSGDEIQSNPIHENLQKMPEQPDLLATEEHLDQTDTSQTSSPEKSESSDCPALLDPLCDYTQEPRQQAGDPESDEECGNQQEILACQSQEDIYGQYQQEDQQQLRDYTSRKY; from the exons ATGCCTCAGCTTCTACAAAGTGTCATTTGTGTAATGGAGGCTTTCCAAAAGTATGCAAAAGAGGAGGGTGATTGCTGGACACTAAACTCGGGACAGCTAAAGCGGCTCCTCCTGGGCGAAATTGGCGAATTTCTGAGG CCATTTGATATCCTTACTGCAGGAACCAGCTTGCATCTTCTGGATAGAGATGGTGATGGATCTGTCAGCTTCGATGAATTCATCCTCCTGATCTTTGACCTGTTGAATATATGTTACCAGGACATACACTCTTTTCTAAATCAGGAACCCAAATCAAAATCCAATGCAGAGGAAAAGTTGTCAGGGGACACAGAAGCATGTGAGACCAGTGAGGATTACCAAAAAGTGGCAGGACCAGATCAGTATGAGCAGAGACCGACAGGAACTGAATCCCCATCTCTGGTCAACCCCATAGAAAAAGTATCTGACACACCGAACAAGGAAGACCCTCAGGAAGACCGTGAGTCTCCCAAATTACTGGGAAAAGAAGTTGAACACAACCACCCTAAGAGTCAGTACTATGGTGAAGGAGCTAAACAAAGCCAAAAAAGATCTCAATATATCCAGGCAACAGGAGGTGATGGAATCCCacctgaagaaaaaaaaccaccaaagGAATTTGTGAAGAGAGCCTGTTCTCAAAAGGATGAGAAAATTGTAAGTGAGGGACATGAAGTGCCCAAAGAACAAGGTGATAGAGACACCAGAGATCACCCACTGGAACAGGAAAAGGAACAAAACACTGAGATTCAGAGTGTACACACAGAAGAACCAGCACAAAGAACATCTGAGATTCAGGAAGGGACCATTGTAAAGGATGCTGGGGAACACACTGATATACAAGAACTAGCATCCCAAGAGGACCATGACAGAAAATTAGGGACCACTGACCTGCCAGCAGAGAAAGCTGAGGAAAAACTATCTGAAACTGAAAGATTACCAGAACATAGGGATGATGATGGAACTTCAGATATCCAAGAACCACTTCAGATACCTTCAGAAAAACAAGAAcaaggaagagaatatgaaactaCAAAAATACCAGCCAAAGGCAACGGCAATAGGGTCCCATTGGCAGAAGTATTTAtagatgaaaggaaggagaaaaaaaaacctgaaacctTGGACACAGTTGGAAAAAAAGATAGTGAAAAAAACAATCAGATGGAAACTCTCACAGAACAAGAGGCTGATGGAAAGGAAAAGCAGCCTGAAGGACtagcagaaaagggagaaattaggAAAGACTCAGGAATTCCAGACTTCAAATCAGGAGACGATCAGAACCACTATGAACACAAAGGACCAGCAGCCCCAGAGGAGATCAAAGTTTCTGAAACAAGTGAGTCAGAATTCCAAGGATATAAGATACCAGAAACAAGAGACAGGGTACAAGTCTCAGGATCACAGAACGACCAgtctaaaggaaaaaatgagggaATCATTCAGATTCTGGACCAACCAATTGAACAATATGATGGACACCAGGTGGAAAATCAGGATGATGGGACACTCTCTAAAACATACAGTAATCCAGAAGATGGTGAGAGTGGCTCAGAGACAAGAGACCTGCCTGCACAAAAGAATTCCCAGAGTCAAGTGGGTGCCCAGGAACAGCCTGACCAAGGAGATTGCAAGAATTATCTAGGTACCCAAGAATCCCTAGTACCAGGTGACAAAAGTAGAACCCCAGAGATAGAGGTGCTAATAGATAAAGACAATGAGAATATTACAGAGGAACAAGAAAAGCTggccaaagaaaaggagaagtcACCAGAGACTAAAATAGCAGACAGAACTGAGGAGCCTGAGAGTCAGCCAGAGTCTCAGGAATACATGAAACAAAAGGTTACAGCAACATCCCCAAAGACAGAAATCAAAAGTCTCACAGATGACACTGATGAGCAGCTTTCCATCGGACAACCAACAGAGAAAGAAGACCATAGGAAAGGTCCAGAAGCCCATGGCCCAGAagcagaagaagggaaaggggaagaatctGAAAGCCAGGAGGCCCCATTAGAAGGTCAGGGCCCAGAAACACAAGGTCTTGCTCTAGATGCAAGACCTGACACCTTGAATCCAATAACAAGGGAAGATAAGAGCCCCCAGGAGCTAGCAGGAGAAGGGAGCGAACTAAAATATGCAGTGAATAAAGAGGATGACTCTTCATCAGAGCTTTCAGAGTTGATTAAGAAACCCAGAGACACAAAGCTTGATTCATCCTCAGGAGATGAGATACAGTCCAACCCAATACATGAAAATTTGCAGAAGATGCCTGAGCAGCCTGACCTCCTAGCCACAGAAGAGCACTTAGATCAAACTGATACATCTCAGACATCTAGCCCTGAGAAGAGTGAATCTTCTGACTGCCCAGCCCTCCTTGATCCACTATGTGACTACACACAAGAACCAAGGCAACAAGCAGGGGACCCTGAGTCTGATGAAGAATGTGGCAACCAGCAAGAAATCCTAGCCTGTCAGTCACAGGAAGATATATATGGCCAGTATCAGCAAGAAGACCAACAACAACTAAGGGATTATACCTCCAGAAAATACTGA